From a single Hemibagrus wyckioides isolate EC202008001 linkage group LG27, SWU_Hwy_1.0, whole genome shotgun sequence genomic region:
- the LOC131347465 gene encoding LOW QUALITY PROTEIN: reticulon-4 receptor-like 2 (The sequence of the model RefSeq protein was modified relative to this genomic sequence to represent the inferred CDS: deleted 2 bases in 1 codon), whose product MSVLPLLLSFALTSQSTSSNSTFTCPTHCTCHLELKFSSCATANLSDLPSVIPPFTEHLNLSFNHLVFIRAQAFQDVRRLHTLLLNDNRISNLTDGAFEPLDFLLRLDLSRNRISTLSEGFSSGLVSLRELSLAQNQLSSLNEHYFSHLDSIRKLDLRHNSISHIHVRAFSSLSTLRRVFLDHNKISTLTNRVFSMMRNLEELGLSGNSIQNLEVGILSPLISLALLNLTFNNLTHMDFKGFLSLYTSSTHIHLRGNPWTCDCDLQRVFRKVHSVHRLQLDDYNNLSCYLPEELRDYPLRDVDNELCFAETVTVLIITVTVMITVVAAIIMAEKKRKKKQREALDRGR is encoded by the exons ATGTCTGTGCTGCCGTTGTTGCTGTCGTTTGCCTTGACGTCACAGTCCACATCCTCTAACAGCACCTTTACCTGCcccacacactgcacatgtCACCTGGAGCTCAAGTTCTCCTCCTGCGCCACCGCCAATCTGAGCGATCTGCCCTCCGTCATCCCTCCTTTCACGGAGCACCTCAATCTGTCGTTCAATCACTTGGTGTTCATCAGGGCCCAGGCTTTTCAGGACGTGCGGCGTCTACACACGCTGCTCCTGAATGACAACAGGATCAGTAACCTGACCGACGGTGCCTTTGAGCCTCTCGACTTCCTCCTGAGACTCGATCTGAGCCGCAATCGCATCTCCACGCTCTCAGAAGGGTTCTCGTCAGGTTTGGTTTCTCTGCGTGAGCTCTCTCTGGCCCAGAACCAGCTCTCGAGCCTAAACGAACACTATTTTTCGCACCTTGACTCCATACGGAAGCTCGACCTGCGCCACAACTCCATCAGCCACATCCACGTGAGGGCCTTCAGCTCTCTCAGCACTTTACGCCGTGTGTTCCTGGACCACAATAAGATCAGCACTCTTACAAACCGAGTTTTCTCCATGATGAGGAACCTGGAGGAGCTTGGGCTGAGCGGTAACAGCATTCAGAATCTGGAAGTCGGCATCCTTTCTCCGCTAATTAGCCTAGCCTTGCTAAATTTAACCTTTAATAAtctaacacacatggacttcaagGGGTTCCTCAGCCTGTACACGAGCAGCACGCACATTCACCTCCGTGGGAACCCTTGGACCTGCGATTGCGACTTGCAGCGAGTTTTCCGGAAAGTTCACAGCGTCCACAGGCTGCAGCTGGATGACTACAACAACCTGAGCTGCTATCTGCCCGAGGAGCTGCGTGATTACCCACTGAGGGACGTGGACAACGAGTTGTGCTTCGCTGAAACGGTCACCGTGCTCATCATCACCGTCACCGTGATGATCACCGTGGTGGCCGCCATCATCATGGctgagaaaaagaggaagaag aaACAAAGGGAAGCACTGGACCGAGGTCGGTGA